The Streptomyces sp. NBC_01268 genome window below encodes:
- a CDS encoding SpoIIE family protein phosphatase — MRTEDVLAAIATGLWRWDNASGVVTLDAEAARLLGLPAEPVRLTEAAVRSRFHPVDWNEIDGVVHLAVAEGTLAEARLRIMDEHGRVIRTVRTRSKPLVEGDDYQLVGTLQEVAEPQPGTAASTPITGDWRRSREAFLLDAGRALAEARSTAEVLRVAASLSMPGFSPDGLAVFGLAGDRLTIIGHHGHSEGDEGPFTSMTLDTDYPAAEVARTGRAIYLPTPEEYLRRFPMTWPLAQRFGRRSWAFVPLIVAGRTMGAWMAAFKHPVAFTPDERSVLTTVARMLAQALARAGVAESERELSLGLQRTMMPALGPGIPGIQVAARYVPTGGGLQVGGDWYDMIRLPGGSGAGRIALVIGDVQGHDVRAAGLMGQLRIALRAYASEGHRPDAVLSRASRFLYGVNDSTDGTDGTDGDGAYGGAYGGPRFATCLYLEVDLESGVVEIARAGHPDPAVRMTDGTVLLRPTAGGLPLGIDPDTDYPTTRLTLEPGETLMICTDGLLETGGHDLDTGWERVRKLLEADDGEDLEELADRLVEAVHGPGSHHTTGPLADRREDDIAVLLLSRQGAAALPAPRRTMMTVAQAEPERIAAAREQLRQLLHDWSDEDQVDSAVLMVSEMVTNVLVHTDGDALLVAEVVCGGKSRRLRVEVADASDELPHKRHPGEMASSGRGLWLMEMLAHAWGVDPRGEGKSIWFELHEPHEDDAPDGEPDGEPDDAPDAPDVPPAPSP, encoded by the coding sequence ATGCGCACCGAGGACGTCCTGGCCGCCATCGCGACCGGCCTGTGGCGCTGGGACAACGCGTCCGGGGTGGTCACCCTCGACGCCGAGGCGGCCCGGCTCCTCGGGCTGCCCGCCGAGCCGGTGCGGCTCACCGAGGCGGCCGTGCGCTCGCGCTTCCATCCCGTCGACTGGAACGAGATCGACGGCGTGGTCCACCTGGCCGTCGCCGAGGGCACCCTGGCCGAGGCCCGGCTGCGCATCATGGACGAGCACGGCCGGGTGATCCGTACCGTACGGACCAGGTCCAAGCCGCTCGTCGAGGGGGACGACTACCAACTGGTCGGCACCCTCCAGGAGGTCGCCGAACCGCAGCCCGGCACCGCCGCCTCCACCCCCATCACCGGCGACTGGCGCCGCTCGCGCGAGGCGTTCCTGCTGGACGCGGGGCGGGCCCTCGCGGAGGCCCGGTCGACGGCCGAGGTGCTGCGGGTGGCGGCCTCGCTGTCCATGCCCGGCTTCTCGCCGGACGGGCTCGCCGTCTTCGGCCTGGCCGGCGACCGGCTGACGATCATCGGGCACCACGGGCACAGCGAGGGCGACGAGGGCCCCTTCACCTCGATGACCCTGGACACCGACTACCCGGCGGCGGAGGTGGCGCGGACCGGGCGGGCGATCTACCTGCCGACGCCCGAGGAGTACCTGCGCCGCTTCCCCATGACCTGGCCGCTCGCCCAGCGCTTCGGCCGCCGCTCCTGGGCCTTCGTCCCCCTGATCGTCGCCGGGCGCACGATGGGCGCCTGGATGGCGGCGTTCAAGCACCCGGTCGCCTTCACGCCCGACGAGCGCTCGGTGCTCACCACCGTGGCCAGGATGCTGGCCCAGGCGCTGGCCCGGGCCGGGGTGGCCGAGTCGGAGCGCGAGCTGTCGCTGGGGCTCCAGCGGACGATGATGCCGGCGCTCGGCCCCGGCATCCCCGGCATCCAGGTGGCCGCCCGGTACGTGCCCACCGGCGGCGGCCTCCAGGTCGGCGGCGACTGGTACGACATGATCCGGCTGCCCGGCGGGTCCGGCGCCGGGCGGATCGCCCTGGTGATCGGCGACGTCCAGGGCCATGACGTGCGCGCGGCCGGCCTCATGGGGCAGCTGCGGATCGCCCTGCGGGCGTACGCGTCCGAGGGGCACCGCCCGGACGCCGTGCTCTCCCGGGCCTCCCGGTTCCTGTACGGCGTCAACGACAGCACGGACGGCACCGACGGCACCGACGGGGACGGGGCGTACGGCGGGGCGTACGGCGGCCCCCGCTTCGCCACCTGTCTGTACCTGGAGGTCGACCTGGAGTCCGGGGTGGTCGAGATCGCCCGCGCCGGGCATCCCGATCCGGCGGTGCGGATGACCGACGGAACGGTTCTCCTGAGGCCCACCGCGGGCGGCCTTCCGCTCGGCATCGACCCCGACACCGACTACCCCACCACCCGGCTCACCCTGGAGCCCGGCGAGACCCTGATGATCTGCACCGACGGCCTCCTGGAGACCGGCGGCCACGACCTGGACACCGGCTGGGAGCGGGTCCGCAAGCTGCTGGAGGCGGACGACGGCGAGGACCTGGAGGAGCTCGCCGACCGCCTGGTCGAGGCCGTCCACGGGCCCGGCTCGCACCACACCACCGGGCCGCTCGCCGACCGCCGCGAGGACGACATCGCGGTGCTGCTGCTGTCCCGGCAGGGCGCGGCCGCGCTGCCGGCCCCGCGCCGCACGATGATGACCGTCGCCCAGGCCGAGCCCGAGCGGATCGCCGCCGCCCGCGAGCAGCTGCGCCAGCTCCTGCACGACTGGTCGGACGAGGACCAGGTCGACTCGGCGGTCCTGATGGTCTCCGAGATGGTCACCAACGTGCTGGTCCACACCGACGGCGACGCGCTGCTCGTCGCCGAGGTCGTGTGCGGCGGGAAGTCCCGGCGGCTCCGCGTCGAGGTCGCCGACGCGAGCGACGAGCTGCCGCACAAGCGGCACCCGGGCGAGATGGCCTCCAGCGGACGCGGGCTGTGGCTGATGGAGATGCTGGCGCACGCGTGGGGCGTGGACCCGCGGGGCGAGGGCAAGTCGATCTGGTTCGAACTCCACGAGCCGCACGAGGACGACGCGCCGGACGGGGAGCCGGACGGGGAGCCGGACGACGCGCCGGACGCGCCCGACGTACCCCCCGCGCCCTCCCCGTGA
- a CDS encoding MBL fold metallo-hydrolase yields MDTHKVGSDVTVLGDSLEVPGIGHLPVNAFVLTAREPVVVDTGLSVADRDFLAVLGGVVDPADVRWIWLTHPDRDHTGGLFELLEAAPRAKVVTTFVGAGIMTTERALPMDRVYFLNPGERLDVGDRFLDAFRPPLFDNPATVGFYDEKTRICFSSDCFGGPMPTEELARGGHANDLKPEELRGAQLLWAVIDSPWVQIVDPVKYGLWVDVVREMNPEIVLSTHLPPAVRMTGRMIETITTAPDADPFVGPDQAALEQLLASFEPGGLPA; encoded by the coding sequence ATGGACACGCACAAGGTCGGCAGTGACGTCACCGTCCTCGGGGACAGTCTCGAAGTGCCGGGGATCGGTCACCTCCCCGTCAACGCCTTCGTCCTCACCGCCCGCGAGCCCGTGGTCGTCGACACCGGTCTGTCCGTCGCCGACCGGGACTTCCTCGCCGTGCTCGGCGGCGTCGTGGACCCGGCCGACGTGCGCTGGATCTGGCTCACCCACCCGGACCGCGACCACACGGGCGGCCTCTTCGAGCTGCTGGAGGCGGCGCCCCGGGCGAAGGTGGTGACGACCTTCGTCGGCGCCGGGATCATGACCACCGAGCGTGCCCTGCCGATGGACCGCGTGTACTTCCTCAACCCGGGCGAACGCCTGGACGTGGGCGACCGGTTCCTCGACGCGTTCCGGCCGCCGCTCTTCGACAACCCGGCCACCGTCGGCTTCTACGACGAGAAGACCCGGATCTGCTTCAGCTCCGACTGCTTCGGCGGCCCGATGCCCACCGAGGAGCTCGCGCGCGGCGGGCACGCCAACGACCTGAAGCCGGAGGAGCTGCGGGGCGCGCAGCTGCTGTGGGCGGTGATCGACAGCCCGTGGGTACAGATCGTGGACCCGGTGAAGTACGGGCTGTGGGTGGACGTGGTGCGGGAGATGAACCCGGAGATCGTGCTGAGCACGCACCTGCCGCCCGCGGTGCGGATGACCGGCCGGATGATCGAGACGATCACGACGGCGCCGGACGCGGACCCGTTCGTCGGCCCCGACCAGGCGGCCCTGGAACAGCTGCTCGCCTCCTTCGAGCCGGGCGGCCTGCCGGCCTGA